A window from Leptothermofonsia sichuanensis E412 encodes these proteins:
- a CDS encoding amidohydrolase: MLFLSNFPLKQWLKQLIIVALGVIATGIFLVLTIPLWSSHPAQAQKPFTGTPAAKPAYFDRLMAEIDQDGDRLIATFKDIHQNPELQFNETRTAAIVAKELKALGYEVKTGIGKTGVVGILRNGEGPKVMYRADMDALPVEETTGLPYASTKRATLPNGVETPVMHACGHDSHTTWMLGLAKAMVALKSDWKGTLILVGQPAEEGVAGARAMVEDGLYTRHGVPVPDYLLGMHSAPGPTGFIASAPGPRMAGSDPIDIVFKGVGGHGSSPHLAKDPILMAANAIIQYQAIVARAIDPQEAAVITVGSFQAGEANNVIPEEALLKLSLRSFKPEVRETMLKGIASVNKSIARTYGMPEDKLPTLTSKGGSPPLVNDPELIDRINPKLASLVGANRLIADFPGTTGSEDIHQLKGDHKNIQFAFVFVGVADPALFARARAEGKTVPFSNHNPNFQVDLNAIPFGTKVASVMTMDLLQN, encoded by the coding sequence ATGCTGTTCTTGAGTAATTTCCCCCTGAAGCAGTGGCTGAAGCAACTGATAATTGTGGCTTTGGGTGTAATTGCAACTGGCATATTCCTGGTTTTGACGATACCGCTTTGGAGTTCCCATCCCGCACAGGCGCAAAAGCCTTTTACAGGTACACCCGCTGCTAAACCTGCCTACTTCGATCGCCTGATGGCTGAGATTGATCAGGATGGCGATCGCCTGATTGCCACCTTCAAAGACATTCATCAAAACCCTGAATTGCAATTTAACGAAACCCGGACAGCGGCGATCGTGGCAAAGGAACTAAAGGCACTGGGCTACGAAGTCAAAACCGGGATTGGGAAAACCGGAGTGGTCGGTATTCTGAGGAACGGGGAAGGTCCCAAGGTGATGTATCGGGCGGATATGGATGCATTGCCAGTAGAAGAAACCACCGGGCTTCCCTATGCCAGCACCAAGCGGGCAACGCTCCCCAATGGCGTAGAAACTCCTGTGATGCACGCCTGTGGCCATGATTCCCATACGACCTGGATGCTGGGTCTGGCAAAGGCAATGGTAGCTCTGAAGTCGGACTGGAAAGGGACGTTGATTCTGGTTGGGCAACCTGCCGAAGAAGGGGTCGCGGGAGCCAGGGCAATGGTCGAGGATGGTCTTTACACCCGTCATGGGGTGCCTGTGCCTGATTATTTGCTGGGAATGCACAGTGCTCCCGGTCCTACCGGATTCATTGCCAGCGCGCCAGGACCTCGAATGGCTGGGAGTGACCCGATTGATATTGTATTCAAAGGCGTGGGAGGACACGGTTCCTCGCCTCATCTGGCAAAAGATCCCATTCTGATGGCGGCGAATGCAATCATTCAGTATCAGGCGATCGTGGCACGGGCGATCGATCCCCAGGAAGCGGCAGTGATTACCGTTGGCTCGTTTCAGGCAGGGGAAGCCAATAATGTGATTCCAGAAGAGGCATTGCTGAAGCTGAGTTTGCGATCGTTCAAACCCGAAGTCCGGGAAACGATGCTGAAAGGTATTGCCTCCGTCAACAAATCGATCGCCCGTACCTACGGGATGCCAGAGGATAAACTACCAACCCTGACTTCAAAAGGTGGATCCCCTCCCCTAGTGAATGATCCGGAATTGATTGATCGCATCAACCCTAAACTGGCGAGTCTCGTTGGAGCCAACAGACTGATTGCTGATTTTCCTGGCACTACGGGATCGGAAGATATTCATCAGCTCAAGGGGGACCATAAAAATATTCAGTTTGCTTTCGTTTTCGTCGGTGTTGCAGACCCTGCTCTGTTTGCCAGAGCCAGGGCGGAAGGCAAAACGGTTCCGTTCTCAAACCACAACCCAAATTTCCAGGTCGATCTTAACGCCATACCATTCGGTACAAAAGTTGCATCAGTCATGACAATGGATTTGCTACAAAATTAG